From Streptomyces sp. NBC_00690, a single genomic window includes:
- a CDS encoding nucleotidyltransferase family protein, producing the protein MSTPTHPTQAVVLAGGQGSRLRPYTDDRPKPMVEIPGTGTPIIGHQLSWLAAEGVTDAVVSCGHLAEVLQDWLENTELPLRVTTVVEPEPLGRGGGLKYAAARLPRPDLPWYATNGDIWTRFPLRDMAAFHAERDAVATLALARPRIPWGAVETDAFGHITDFIESPPSPFLINAGVYVFSATFTELLPDRGDHERTTFPGLARERLLAGFPLPQGAYWRAIDTAKDLTEAAKELAAQRPSS; encoded by the coding sequence ATGAGTACGCCTACGCATCCGACGCAGGCCGTGGTCCTGGCGGGCGGCCAGGGGTCACGGCTGCGCCCGTACACCGACGACCGCCCCAAGCCGATGGTCGAGATCCCGGGAACCGGGACCCCGATCATCGGCCATCAGCTTTCCTGGCTCGCTGCCGAAGGCGTGACCGACGCGGTCGTCTCCTGCGGCCACCTCGCCGAAGTGCTCCAGGACTGGCTGGAGAACACCGAATTGCCGCTGCGGGTCACCACGGTCGTCGAACCCGAGCCGCTAGGCCGCGGCGGTGGACTCAAATACGCCGCCGCCCGCCTGCCCCGTCCCGACCTGCCCTGGTACGCCACCAACGGCGACATCTGGACCCGGTTCCCCCTGCGTGACATGGCCGCCTTCCACGCCGAGCGGGACGCCGTGGCGACCCTTGCCCTCGCCCGCCCCCGCATTCCCTGGGGAGCCGTGGAAACCGATGCGTTCGGGCACATCACGGACTTCATCGAATCCCCGCCGTCGCCCTTCCTGATCAACGCAGGCGTGTACGTCTTCTCCGCCACCTTCACCGAGCTGCTGCCGGATCGCGGCGACCATGAGCGTACGACGTTCCCCGGACTCGCCCGAGAGCGCCTGCTGGCCGGCTTCCCGCTGCCTCAGGGCGCCTACTGGCGGGCGATCGACACGGCGAAGGACCTGACCGAGGCCGCGAAGGAACTGGCCGCTCAGCGGCCGTCCTCGTAA